One Ancylobacter novellus DSM 506 genomic window, CCGATTGCGGACGCTCCTTGCGTCCGGGCACCGCCGGCCCGACGAGCAGCGACGACTGGGCGGAGGTGGCCACGCTCAGCCCTTCCAGTGCAGCGCGCAGACCAGCGTGAACAGCCGCCGCGCCGTGCCGAAATCGAGGGCGATCTTGTCCTTCAGCCGCTCGCGCAGCAGTTCGGAGCCTTCATTGTGCAGGCCGCGCCGGCCCATATCGATGGCCTCGATCTGCGACGGGCTCGCCGTGCGGATCGCCGAATAATAGCTCTCGCAGACGAGGAAATAATCGCGCACCACGCGCCGCAGCGGGCTCAGCGAAAGAAGGTGCTGCACGACCGGCGCGCCGTCCTTGCGGGTGACATCGAGGACGAGGCGCCCTTCGGCCAG contains:
- a CDS encoding UPF0262 family protein, producing the protein MAEGQDPDKDPHAASRRLCAVTLDGASIGRSNIDVEHERAVAIYDLIEENTFAPLGDAAPGPYCLAISLAEGRLVLDVTRKDGAPVVQHLLSLSPLRRVVRDYFLVCESYYSAIRTASPSQIEAIDMGRRGLHNEGSELLRERLKDKIALDFGTARRLFTLVCALHWKG